The Pithys albifrons albifrons isolate INPA30051 chromosome 13, PitAlb_v1, whole genome shotgun sequence genome has a segment encoding these proteins:
- the HAPLN3 gene encoding hyaluronan and proteoglycan link protein 3, which translates to MLLVLLLLEATLLQLVSGSYHPFYNGFYYNHIMNDMGNGQDKVDYFNGAKLVVETSKDPVYSYNGANVTLPCHYHYEPDLGDKRKIRIKWSKLRDDYTKEQDVMVAIGKTYVAFGEFKGRAHIQQASRHEASLVISDVHLKDDGKYRCEVIDGLEDESDTVDLRLQGIVFPYQSPRGQYRLNFHEAEQMCQDQGAILANFNQLFQAWSEGLDWCNAGWLADGTVQYPIRLPRKPCGGVHLAPGIRSYGPRHRHLHRFDAFCFSSALRGEVFYLDHLDGMSLEEAKQSCQDAGAEIARVGHLYSAWKFLGLDRCNAGWLADGSVRYPIVKPRPNCGPAEPGVRSFGFPSKGRFGVFCYKER; encoded by the exons AtgctgctggtcctgctgctcctggaggcCACCCTGCTGCAGCTGGTCAGTGGCTCCTACCACCCCTTTTACAACGGCTTCTACTACAACCATATTATGAACGACATGGGCAACGGGCAGGACAAAG tggATTACTTCAATGGAGCCAAACTAGTGGTGGAAACCTCCAAAGACCCTGTGTACAGCTACAATGGCGCCAATgtcaccctgccctgccactaCCACTACGAGCCTGACCTGGGAGATAAGCGGAAAATCCGGATCAAGTGGTCCAAGCTGCGGGATGACTACACCAAAGAGCAGGATGTGATGGTGGCCATTGGCAAGACCTACGTGGCCTTTGGGGAGTTCAAGGGCCGTGCTCACATCCAGCAGGCCAGCCGGCATGAGGCCTCACTGGTTATCAGTGATGTGCACTTGAAGGATGATGGCAAATATCGCTGTGAGGTCATCGATGGGCTGGAGGACGAGAGCGACACCGTGGACCTCCGGCTGCAAG GCATTGTGTTCCCCTACCAGTCTCCTCGAGGGCAGTACAGGCTCAACTTCCATGAAGCCGAGCAAATGTGCCAGGACCAAGGTGCCATCCTTGCCAACTTCAACCAGCTCTTCCAGGCCTGGAGCGAGGGGCTGGACTGGTGCAACGCGGGCTGGCTGGCCGATGGCACTGTCCAGTACCCCATCCGCCTGCCCCGCAAGCCTTGCGGTGGGGTGCACCTTGCCCCAGGCATCCGCAGCTATGGCCCACGCCACCGGCACCTGCACCGCTTTGATgccttctgcttctcctctgcgCTCAGAG GAGAGGTTTTCTACCTGGACCACCTCGATGGGATGTCGCTGGAGGAGGCCAAGCAGAGCTGCCAGGATGCAGGGGCTGAGATTGCCCGTGTGGGGCATCTCTACTCTGCCTGGAAGTTCCTGGGGCTGGACCGCTGCAATGCTGGCTGGCTGGCAGATGGCAGTGTCCGCTACCCCATTGTCAAGCCCCGGCCCAACtgtggccctgcagagcccgGTGTCCGCAGCTTTGGCTTCCCCAGcaagggcaggtttggggtcTTCTGCTACAAGGAGAGAtaa
- the MFGE8 gene encoding lactadherin isoform X2 produces the protein MRMARLEFRVLLALASGLSLLLIVSGDFCDVNHCQNGGTCLTGINEAPFFCICPEGYIGIDCNETEKGPCHPNPCHNNGECQLVPNRGDVFTDYVCKCPMGYDGVHCQNNKNECSSQPCKNGGTCLDLDGDYTCKCPSPFLGKTCHVRCAVLLGMEGGAISDAQLSASSVYYGFLGLQRWGPELARLNNHGIVNAWTSSNYDKSPWIQANLLRKMRLSGIITQGARRVGQQEFVRAYKVAYSLDGREFTFFKDEKRDVDKVFEGNMDYGTMQTNMFNPPITAQFIRIYPVMCRRACTLRFELIGCEMNGCSEPLGMKSRLISDQQITASSVFKTWGIDAFTWHPHYARLDMAGKTNAWTALHNGQSEWLQIDLRDQKKVTGIITQGARDFGHIQYVAAYKVAYSDNGTSWTLYRDGQTNSTKIFHGNSDNYSHKKNVFDVPFYARFVRILPVAWHNRITLRVELLGCDE, from the exons ATGAGGATGGCGAGGCTGGAGTTCCGAGTGCTGCTCGCCCTGGCGTCAGGGCTCTCGCTGCTGCTGATCGTGTCCG GTGACTTCTGTGATGTGAACCACTGTCAGAATGGGGGCACCTGCTTGACTGGGATTAACGAGGCCCCATTCTTCTGCATCTGCCCTGAGGGCTACATTGGGATTGACTGCAATGAGACGGAGAAAG GCCCCTGCCACCCCAATCCTTGCCACAACAATGGCGAGTGCCAGCTGGTTCCAAACCGGGGTGATGTCTTCACTGACTATGTCTGCAAGTGCCCCATGGGATACGATGGGGTGCACTGCCAGAACA ACAAGAATGAGTGCTCCTCCCAACCTTGCAAAAATGGAGGCACCTGCCTGGACCTGGATGGTGACTACACCTGCAAGTGTCCTTCTCCATTCTTGGGAAAGACCTGCCATGTCC GCTGTGCTGTTCTTCTGGGCATGGAAGGAGGAGCCATCTCTGATGCCCAGCTCTCAGCATCCTCTGTTTACTATGGCTTCCTTGGCCTCCAGCGCTGGGGGCCGGAGCTTGCCCGCCTCAACAACCATGGCATTGTCAATGCCTGGACCTCCAGCAACTATGACAAGAGCCCCTGGATCCAG GCCAATCTGCTGCGGAAGATGCGGCTGAGTGGGATCATCACGCAGGGTGCACGCCGTGTGGGGCAACAGGAGTTCGTCCGTGCCTACAAAGTCGCCTACAGCCTAGATGGGAGGGAATTCACCTTCTTCAAGGATGAGAAACGGGATGTAGACAAG GTTTTTGAGGGGAACATGGACTACGGCACCATGCAGACCAACATGTTCAACCCTCCCATCACGGCGCAGTTCATCCGCATCTACCCTGTGATGTGCCGCCGTGCCTGCACGCTGCGCTTTGAGCTTATCGGCTGCGAGATGAACG GTTGCTCGGAGCCTCTGGGCATGAAATCCCGCCTGATCTCCGACCAGCAGATCACAGCCTCCAGTGTCTTCAAGACCTGGGGCATTGATGCCTTTACCTGGCACCCCCATTATGCTCGCCTGGACATGGCAGGCAAAACCAATGCCTGGACTGCACTCCACAATGGCCAGTCCGAGTGGCTGCAG ATTGACCTCCGGGACCAGAAGAAGGTGACGGGAATCATCACACAAGGAGCTCGTGACTTTGGGCACATCCAGTACGTGGCAGCCTACAAGGTGGCCTACAGTGACAATGGCACATCCTGGACCCTGTACCGGGATGGCCAGACAAACAGCACTAAG ATCTTCCATGGCAACAGTGACAACTACTCACACAAGAAGAATGTATTCGACGTGCCCTTCTATGCCCGCTTTGTCCGCATCCTGCCTGTGGCCTGGCACAACCGCATCACCCTGcgtgtggagctgctgggctgcgATGAGTAG
- the MFGE8 gene encoding lactadherin isoform X1 — MRMARLEFRVLLALASGLSLLLIVSGDFCDVNHCQNGGTCLTGINEAPFFCICPEGYIGIDCNETEKGPCHPNPCHNNGECQLVPNRGDVFTDYVCKCPMGYDGVHCQNNKNECSSQPCKNGGTCLDLDGDYTCKCPSPFLGKTCHVRCAVLLGMEGGAISDAQLSASSVYYGFLGLQRWGPELARLNNHGIVNAWTSSNYDKSPWIQANLLRKMRLSGIITQGARRVGQQEFVRAYKVAYSLDGREFTFFKDEKRDVDKVFEGNMDYGTMQTNMFNPPITAQFIRIYPVMCRRACTLRFELIGCEMNVYFNTAGCSEPLGMKSRLISDQQITASSVFKTWGIDAFTWHPHYARLDMAGKTNAWTALHNGQSEWLQIDLRDQKKVTGIITQGARDFGHIQYVAAYKVAYSDNGTSWTLYRDGQTNSTKIFHGNSDNYSHKKNVFDVPFYARFVRILPVAWHNRITLRVELLGCDE, encoded by the exons ATGAGGATGGCGAGGCTGGAGTTCCGAGTGCTGCTCGCCCTGGCGTCAGGGCTCTCGCTGCTGCTGATCGTGTCCG GTGACTTCTGTGATGTGAACCACTGTCAGAATGGGGGCACCTGCTTGACTGGGATTAACGAGGCCCCATTCTTCTGCATCTGCCCTGAGGGCTACATTGGGATTGACTGCAATGAGACGGAGAAAG GCCCCTGCCACCCCAATCCTTGCCACAACAATGGCGAGTGCCAGCTGGTTCCAAACCGGGGTGATGTCTTCACTGACTATGTCTGCAAGTGCCCCATGGGATACGATGGGGTGCACTGCCAGAACA ACAAGAATGAGTGCTCCTCCCAACCTTGCAAAAATGGAGGCACCTGCCTGGACCTGGATGGTGACTACACCTGCAAGTGTCCTTCTCCATTCTTGGGAAAGACCTGCCATGTCC GCTGTGCTGTTCTTCTGGGCATGGAAGGAGGAGCCATCTCTGATGCCCAGCTCTCAGCATCCTCTGTTTACTATGGCTTCCTTGGCCTCCAGCGCTGGGGGCCGGAGCTTGCCCGCCTCAACAACCATGGCATTGTCAATGCCTGGACCTCCAGCAACTATGACAAGAGCCCCTGGATCCAG GCCAATCTGCTGCGGAAGATGCGGCTGAGTGGGATCATCACGCAGGGTGCACGCCGTGTGGGGCAACAGGAGTTCGTCCGTGCCTACAAAGTCGCCTACAGCCTAGATGGGAGGGAATTCACCTTCTTCAAGGATGAGAAACGGGATGTAGACAAG GTTTTTGAGGGGAACATGGACTACGGCACCATGCAGACCAACATGTTCAACCCTCCCATCACGGCGCAGTTCATCCGCATCTACCCTGTGATGTGCCGCCGTGCCTGCACGCTGCGCTTTGAGCTTATCGGCTGCGAGATGAACG TGTATTTCAACACGGCAGGTTGCTCGGAGCCTCTGGGCATGAAATCCCGCCTGATCTCCGACCAGCAGATCACAGCCTCCAGTGTCTTCAAGACCTGGGGCATTGATGCCTTTACCTGGCACCCCCATTATGCTCGCCTGGACATGGCAGGCAAAACCAATGCCTGGACTGCACTCCACAATGGCCAGTCCGAGTGGCTGCAG ATTGACCTCCGGGACCAGAAGAAGGTGACGGGAATCATCACACAAGGAGCTCGTGACTTTGGGCACATCCAGTACGTGGCAGCCTACAAGGTGGCCTACAGTGACAATGGCACATCCTGGACCCTGTACCGGGATGGCCAGACAAACAGCACTAAG ATCTTCCATGGCAACAGTGACAACTACTCACACAAGAAGAATGTATTCGACGTGCCCTTCTATGCCCGCTTTGTCCGCATCCTGCCTGTGGCCTGGCACAACCGCATCACCCTGcgtgtggagctgctgggctgcgATGAGTAG